The following are encoded in a window of Lichenicola cladoniae genomic DNA:
- a CDS encoding enoyl-CoA hydratase/isomerase family protein → MSDPGISARRQGNLGRITLNRPRAINALTVGMVGTIDAVLDEWTVDPDVRSILIDGAGERGLCAGGDIRFLYESVRGGHPEQADRFLHAEYTLNARIARLAKPYIAIMDGLVMGGGVGVSAHGSMRIVTERTRLAMPEVGIGFVPDIGSTYLLSAAPGELGTHMALTGEGIGAADAMLCGLADHHVPSSRLPGLLEALGSCTGAADIDVCVASYAMPPPAGRLAVDRGWIDACYRHDTVQAITDALNARPEQAAGGAAGRIAVNCPTSLTVALRALRQGRRSERLEACMEQEYRLATGLLRQPDFSEGVRAAIVDKDRNPAWMPATLAGIDPGRVDTLFAFDGSVALTLA, encoded by the coding sequence ATGAGCGATCCCGGCATCAGCGCTCGCCGGCAGGGCAATCTCGGGCGCATCACCCTGAATCGGCCAAGGGCGATCAACGCGCTGACCGTCGGCATGGTCGGGACGATCGACGCCGTCCTGGACGAGTGGACCGTCGATCCCGACGTGCGTTCAATCCTAATCGACGGTGCCGGTGAACGCGGCCTGTGCGCCGGCGGTGACATCCGGTTCCTGTATGAGAGCGTCCGCGGCGGACATCCCGAGCAGGCCGACCGATTCCTGCACGCCGAATATACGCTCAACGCACGGATCGCCCGCCTCGCGAAGCCTTACATCGCGATCATGGACGGGCTGGTGATGGGCGGTGGCGTCGGCGTCTCGGCCCATGGATCGATGCGGATCGTGACCGAGCGCACCCGGCTGGCCATGCCGGAAGTCGGCATCGGCTTCGTACCCGACATCGGCAGCACCTACCTGCTGTCGGCGGCCCCGGGTGAACTCGGAACCCATATGGCGCTGACCGGCGAGGGTATCGGTGCAGCGGATGCCATGCTGTGCGGTCTTGCCGATCACCACGTGCCATCCAGCCGGCTGCCGGGTCTGCTCGAGGCCCTAGGTTCCTGCACTGGCGCCGCCGACATCGACGTGTGCGTCGCCTCGTATGCGATGCCCCCTCCAGCCGGAAGGCTTGCCGTCGATCGCGGCTGGATCGATGCCTGCTACCGGCACGATACCGTGCAGGCGATCACGGACGCGCTGAACGCCCGTCCCGAGCAGGCAGCCGGTGGGGCGGCCGGACGGATTGCCGTCAACTGCCCGACCTCGCTGACCGTGGCCCTGCGAGCACTGAGGCAGGGCCGGCGGTCGGAGCGACTCGAAGCATGCATGGAGCAGGAATACCGGCTGGCGACCGGGCTACTGCGGCAGCCGGACTTCAGCGAGGGTGTCCGCGCAGCGATCGTCGACAAGGACCGAAACCCGGCCTGGATGCCCGCCACCCTGGCTGGGATCGATCCGGGCCGTGTCGATACGTTGTTCGCATTCGATGGAAGTGTCGCACTTACGCTTGCCTGA
- a CDS encoding 2Fe-2S iron-sulfur cluster-binding protein, which translates to MARITFIAHDGTETIVETRPGFSVMEAAVDEAVPGILGNCGGACACATCHVYVDEAWHAATGTPDAAERSMLDCAVDVRENSRLSCQIAMTAKLDGLVVRTPERQ; encoded by the coding sequence ATGGCCCGCATCACCTTCATCGCTCACGACGGCACCGAGACCATCGTCGAGACCCGACCCGGCTTCTCGGTCATGGAAGCTGCCGTCGACGAGGCCGTGCCCGGCATCCTGGGGAATTGCGGGGGCGCCTGCGCCTGCGCCACCTGCCATGTCTACGTCGATGAGGCCTGGCACGCGGCGACCGGCACGCCGGACGCGGCGGAACGAAGCATGCTGGACTGTGCCGTCGACGTTCGCGAGAACTCGCGCCTGTCCTGCCAGATCGCAATGACGGCAAAGCTCGACGGACTCGTCGTGCGCACTCCGGAACGTCAGTAA